In Haloarcula salinisoli, one genomic interval encodes:
- a CDS encoding cation:proton antiporter subunit C translates to MTADVLQLDLLTSRYNYYAVVLLLGIGLYTLIESPNLVKKVIGMNIFQTGIFLFFITLAFRTGANPPIVTKGGGPYVSPLPHVLILTAIVVGVSLTAVALALIVRIYSEYGTLDEDTLEELYYD, encoded by the coding sequence ATGACGGCGGACGTGTTACAGCTCGACCTGCTGACGAGCCGGTACAACTACTACGCGGTCGTCCTGCTGCTCGGTATCGGGCTGTACACACTCATCGAGTCGCCCAACCTCGTGAAGAAGGTCATCGGGATGAACATCTTCCAGACGGGTATCTTCCTGTTTTTCATCACGCTGGCGTTCCGGACCGGCGCGAACCCGCCAATCGTGACGAAAGGCGGGGGACCCTACGTGAGCCCGTTGCCACACGTCCTCATCCTGACCGCCATCGTCGTCGGGGTGAGTCTGACGGCGGTGGCGCTCGCCCTCATCGTCCGCATCTACTCGGAGTACGGCACGCTCGACGAAGACACGCTGGAGGAACTCTACTATGATTGA
- a CDS encoding monovalent cation/H+ antiporter subunit D family protein, with protein MIEHLPVLLVVLPIIGASVPLVASLYTDRSGWSIAVVTMLGHAALAGLLAERVWTDGVVSYAVGGFALPYGIELVVDGLSLAVVLLISAISLGVLAYARHAGPHENTFYSQLLLLVTGLTGMTVTGDVFNLYVFLEITGLAAYGLVASGREASAAVAALKYLIVGTVGASLYLLGVGYALAATGTLNMADMSGKLAAVGYDSTLVLTAFGLMVGGLSVKVALFPLHTWQPDAYANSPDSVSAFISALVSTVSAYALARLLFSVFTVDFLTAVPAARWALIVVASVSIVAGSALAVSQASVQRMLAYSSVSQFGLVIAGFAVATPIAVVGATVHLVGHAVMKGGLFAATGIIERETGATTIGGYAGMGGRTPLAASAFTVLALGMVGVPPAIGFVGKWYILVGAVEAELWPVVAVLLASTLLTLAYFARLGERLYFAEPTIREEGSIADGGEESDGLRASSEPRFDGGDGDDGEEAVSTGMLAVVVVAAVLAVALTAAVPALEQLLTETLPPLIQ; from the coding sequence ATGATTGAGCATCTCCCCGTTCTGCTGGTCGTCCTGCCAATAATCGGCGCCTCGGTGCCGCTGGTCGCGAGTCTGTACACCGACCGCTCCGGCTGGTCCATCGCCGTCGTCACGATGCTTGGCCACGCCGCGCTCGCGGGCTTGCTCGCCGAGCGGGTCTGGACCGACGGCGTCGTCAGCTACGCCGTCGGCGGCTTCGCACTGCCCTACGGCATCGAACTGGTCGTCGACGGGCTCTCACTTGCCGTGGTGTTGCTCATCAGCGCCATCTCGCTGGGTGTGCTCGCGTACGCGAGACACGCCGGGCCCCACGAGAACACGTTCTACAGCCAGCTTCTCCTGCTGGTCACCGGCCTCACGGGGATGACGGTGACCGGCGACGTGTTCAACCTCTACGTCTTCCTCGAGATTACCGGTCTCGCGGCCTACGGCCTCGTCGCCAGCGGTCGCGAGGCCAGCGCGGCCGTCGCCGCGCTGAAGTACCTAATCGTCGGCACTGTCGGCGCCTCGCTGTATCTGCTGGGCGTGGGCTACGCGCTCGCCGCGACGGGCACGCTCAACATGGCGGACATGAGCGGGAAACTCGCCGCGGTCGGCTACGACTCGACGCTGGTCCTGACCGCCTTCGGGCTGATGGTCGGCGGCCTCTCGGTGAAAGTCGCGCTGTTCCCGCTGCACACCTGGCAGCCAGACGCCTACGCGAACTCACCCGACAGCGTCAGCGCGTTCATCTCGGCGCTGGTCTCGACGGTGTCGGCGTACGCGCTCGCTCGCTTGCTGTTCTCGGTCTTTACCGTCGACTTCCTGACGGCGGTGCCCGCAGCGCGGTGGGCGCTCATCGTCGTCGCGTCGGTGAGCATCGTCGCCGGGTCGGCGCTGGCCGTCTCCCAGGCCAGCGTCCAGCGTATGCTGGCCTACTCCTCGGTGTCGCAGTTCGGTCTCGTCATCGCCGGATTCGCCGTCGCGACGCCCATCGCGGTCGTCGGCGCGACCGTCCACCTCGTCGGCCACGCGGTGATGAAGGGCGGCCTCTTTGCCGCCACCGGCATCATCGAGCGCGAGACGGGCGCCACGACAATCGGCGGCTACGCCGGGATGGGCGGGCGGACGCCGCTTGCCGCCAGCGCCTTTACGGTCCTCGCACTCGGCATGGTCGGCGTCCCGCCCGCCATCGGCTTCGTCGGCAAGTGGTACATCCTCGTCGGCGCCGTCGAGGCCGAGCTGTGGCCGGTCGTCGCCGTGTTGCTCGCGAGTACACTGCTGACGCTGGCCTACTTCGCCCGGCTCGGTGAACGCCTCTACTTCGCCGAGCCGACCATCCGCGAGGAGGGGTCCATCGCCGACGGCGGTGAGGAGTCCGATGGACTGCGAGCCTCGTCAGAACCCCGTTTTGACGGCGGTGACGGGGACGACGGTGAGGAAGCCGTCTCCACCGGTATGCTCGCCGTGGTCGTCGTCGCCGCCGTCCTCGCGGTCGCGCTGACAGCCGCCGTCCCGGCGCTCGAACAGCTCCTGACAGAGACACTGCCGCCACTCATACAATGA